The Phocoena phocoena chromosome 4, mPhoPho1.1, whole genome shotgun sequence genome contains a region encoding:
- the LOC136121924 gene encoding proline-rich protein 23C-like, giving the protein MLCDSGSAGVAPNILGPLLRKPVHDPALPRLLPGPQARGHIEKMGSRPRNPSASPADRWGPHPGGPGPAKRRRTEEPTGPESKSRAASSLDNLTWPPTVDTLIFVVVLPAGCALHVPLDDVDLLLEPEPTSVLHVSLGDHILMLVPEALLGSGVEGPWGQGLGRGAFRSPPGEYMAPEPGFLCAAVPEISCQEEVNEEDADADADFLLAGTDAAAVSVAGLRPSAGCMSGFHLLGQASEPSPRAPNTSPERRAPHHDDILDLHLPEPFPDSPLQTLPPSPSPGPHQRPQRLHGPPRKIRKCLFP; this is encoded by the exons ATGCTTTGCGACTCAGGTTCCGCTGGCGTCGCTCCCAACATCCTCGGCCCACTCCTGCGCAAACCAGTCCAC GACCCAGCCCTTCCTCGCCTTCTGCCAGGCCCCCAGGCCCGCGGCCACATTGAGAAGATGGGCAGCCGGCCCCGCAACCCCAGCGCCTCCCCTGCGGACCGGTGGGGACCGCATCCCGGAGGACCGGGCCCTGCCAAGCGCCGGCGAACGGAGGAGCCCACGGGCCCCGAGTCCAAGTCCAGGGCGGCGTCCAGCCTGGACAACCTGACCTGGCCCCCGACCGTGGACACCCTCATCTTCGTGGTGGTCCTGCCCGCCGGCTGTGCCCTGCACGTGCCCCTGGACGACGTCGACCTGCTGCTGGAGCCCGAGCCCACGTCCGTGCTGCACGTGTCTCTCGGAGATCACATCCTCATGCTGGTCCCTGAGGCCCTCCTGGGCTCGGGTGTGGAAGGCCCGTGGGGACAGGGCCTGGGACGGGGCGCTTTCCGGAGCCCTCCCGGGGAGTACATGGCCCCGGAGCCGGGTTTCTTGTGCGcagctgtcccagagatctcctgCCAAGAAGAGGTCAACGAGGAGGACGCGGATGCTGACGCCGACTTCCTGCTGGCTGGGACAGATGCTGCTGCAGTCTCAGTCGCTGGGCTCCGCCCCTCGGCTGGATGTATGTCTGGCTTCCACCTGTTGGGCCAAGCCTCAGAGCCGTCCCCTCGGGCCCCCAACACTAGTCCAGAGAGACGCGCTCCTCACCACGACGACATCCTGGACTTGCACCTTCCAGAGCCCTTCCCTGACTCACCACTCCAAACTCTACCTCCCTCTCCAAGTCCAGGTCCTCACCAGCGTCCCCAGCGCCTTCATGGTCCTCCACGCAAGATCCGGAAATGCCTGTTCCCTTAA